From the genome of Pieris rapae chromosome 18, ilPieRapa1.1, whole genome shotgun sequence:
gtttaaggttttatttttagcaaaatataaaagacTTTGTTAGATTAGTGTTAATGTAGATGCAATTTTAATTGATCCCCATGCTATATTTGCAATTTTGAGTATTTGTTGGTCCATGGCAAGAGTTTGTTTATtggagtttttaataaattatcctAACCTCTCCGTCTTTATAACGATAGTCTGAATCTCTATCATGTAGTTGTTGAAACATGGGATGGGTGGTGTGTTCATCTTTTACAAGCCGAAATACGGCTATCCTTGTGTATTGGTATTTCTATCGATCATTTAATGTGCCCATTACATCATCTCGTATACAATAGATGGGCTACATTTTAGcatgtaatttgtatttggAAACTCCTATAAATCGTTGTCTTACTGTGGATCCACTCGAAACGTTAACAATTGAGATGAATTTAAATCATGTGTTAGTcgaatataagtaataaaactttgtGTATGAATGCTCACGTTTTATATCTACCTATTAGTAGTGTCGGTTATTGAATTTATAGGTGTAATAGACgcataaagtatttaatataaggcATTAGTGCGTGCACGGTTTTGGtgattatacattttgtactAAGTACCTACCTACTATTTTGGGACACAGTGAGCCGTATGTTTGCAATAACAACAGTATTATTCAGTAATCCTCATGTACCAACGTTGCTAATACACTTAAACtacgtttaaataaatgtgagtTTTATTTTGAACCCTACTTAAGTACTACATGGAAACTGATGATTTtgctaaattttatatctactTACGAAGTTTCAACTGTATAGAACTTCTTGCCCCTAAATTTGATCATCTTATATCAACCGTATATATCTcaaccaaatattaaattgatggTTTTCATTGACtacgacttagggtccttcaagaaaagagcgtaccaatccttaaaaggccggcaacgcactcgcgagccctctggcattgagagtgtctatgggcggcggtatcacttaacatcaggtgagcctcctgcccgtttgccccctgttctatttaaaaaaaaataagtgattACTCTTCGgctgtactatttttttttttatgtacaaaaacagaaaactgATTGATTAGatacatacagttattacatactaaacaacatttgaaaatctgaaGTACAATTATATATCTGTACACAGGATTTTACACTAAATACCAACCTATCACCCACACAACATACAGATATTAAACTGAatgacaaaaaagaaaaaaatattttatattaggtgattaattaaaattagtaattcTCTTCATTTCTCTTCGtttatttacgtttattttcgtgtatttactattatataaatcttgaTTAATAAATCAACACATCGTACTAGAGGcgataatttgaaaattctttACTTACGTCTTTTTATCAGTGGAACTAATCCGAAAAACgtttatctattaatttccCAAATTCAGGTTCAAAATTGCATTTTGAAAAGGCAGTTGCTATCCAGTTAACCCTTTTTTGCGGCCAGATTTAACTTGGCACCCATATAcgataattaatagaaaaaaatagcttAAATTTGAtacataactaataaatatacgtTGTGAACGTATAAATGTTAGACCATAAGcatttttttcactttaaaGTTGTCGTTCTTCTTCGCTACAAGTAATAGTTTATAGTGTTCTGTGTACTCCGTGGTCGTACTCGTCACTACTCGATGAGTCGATGATCGATCACACACTCGATTCTGTGcagtgttataaattattattatctaaaaaaataatatcagggCAAAACAACTAAATGATAAAGTATTGTAATAAGAtggtttttttacttattaagttGAGCCAAGGAAACATTTCAGTATAGGCAGTATAGAAGAATTACCTAGTTcgggaataataaaatacgttaaagtcatataataattatatatgaactTAATGAagtaactaataaaatgtattggacTTTACACACTCATGGTGGACCTCGGAGGGTGAATCACGCAGCAGCCCAGGTTGGTGACAAAATATACTCCTTTGGGGGTTATAGTTCATTTGAAGAATACCGACTCTGGGAGCCAATATCAGTACATGTTTTAGACACAATGGTATACAAATGGACTCCTATAGAATATGGCAACTTGACTGAAGCACCATTCCAGCGGTATGGGCACACTTGTGTCGCATATGGAGACAAGGTAATATTGCCCATATTGActacagtttttttatagaattaaatcaacaataaataaaataagcataaaataaatcgaaaTAAGCATAGTTGAAGATGGAACATATTTATGATAAGTATACTTTATTGTTTCCAGATTTATCTATGGGGTGGACGTAATTATGAAGAACCTTGCGACATAGTCTATTGTTTTGATACTAAGGAACTTACATGGAGCACTCCTCTGGTAACAGGAAGAATACCTAATGGAAAAGATGGTCATTCAGCATGTattgtcaataataaaatgtatatatttggaGGATTTGACTACACTACTGATGAATATACAAATGACTTGCACTATTTAAATCTACATTCTATGGAATGGTGTGATGTGTGTGTAAAAGGGAGTCCACCAGTAGGGAGGGATTTTCATACTGCATTAGCATATGGGGATCGACTGTACATTTTTGGAGGCCGATCAGAGTTATATAGGGCACAAAATATTGAACAAGAGTATTACTGTGATCTAGTCTATTATTTTGATACTGTAACAGAAA
Proteins encoded in this window:
- the LOC110995542 gene encoding kelch domain-containing protein 3 → MYWTLHTHGGPRRVNHAAAQVGDKIYSFGGYSSFEEYRLWEPISVHVLDTMVYKWTPIEYGNLTEAPFQRYGHTCVAYGDKIYLWGGRNYEEPCDIVYCFDTKELTWSTPLVTGRIPNGKDGHSACIVNNKMYIFGGFDYTTDEYTNDLHYLNLHSMEWCDVCVKGSPPVGRDFHTALAYGDRLYIFGGRSELYRAQNIEQEYYCDLVYYFDTVTETWVKVKASGVKPDGRRSHSSWIHNDYMYIFGGYNNRLKAHYNDIHRFSLLSNHWEFINVYGTPPCKRRRQVCILYNDKVYLFGGTSPTEHLLEKNGDESEDEERVLDKDDLHLLEYLPSLKVLCIMYINKNKMNTADLPNDLLVDIQIMTEPNKISKPIEVLTNLLML